Proteins encoded in a region of the Ziziphus jujuba cultivar Dongzao chromosome 3, ASM3175591v1 genome:
- the LOC107423280 gene encoding probable aspartic proteinase GIP2, whose translation MGYRSHFNFLFLSFLLIISTSIAKKSSASSSSHPHVKTLVFPVTKVHSDFGPDQYVTEIKKKTPKLPIKVSIDISHDIPFLYCERSYLRYTYKPINCSSPLCSFANYPLNPCYSDNTCASYTYNNICDRYASGQLIQDIVTVKSIDGRSVSVPNFIFTCSIETFSFLGLPNGVKGVAGFGVSNISFTYEFAAAFGLKRKFAICLSPFERSNGSIFIGDGPYVLQPGNIDVSKSLTYTPLITNYYYRDFYLLLKAIKINGKLVPSDKWKHMLAFNYDKSGYNGGARIGTVYPYTAMESEILSSVVDEFVKALGKNITRVANVTPFDVCFNSNGIARTHLGPAVPTIELVFNNNAVWKIYGANSMVQVSRDVMCLALVSKKEGFWTKGAIEIGGYQLEDNLVQFDLDNNRVGFSSSLLSKQTSCSNFKYTNHA comes from the coding sequence ATGGGTTACCGTAGCCACTTCAATTTCctcttcctctcttttcttcttaTCATCTCTACCTCCATAGCCAAGAaatcttctgcttcttcttcttcccatccACATGTCAAAACCCTGGTTTTTCCTGTAACCAAGGTCCATTCCGATTTCGGACCAGACCAATACGTTACAGAGATAAAAAAGAAGACTCCTAAGCTCCCCATTAAAGTCTCCATAGATATTAGCCATGACATCCCTTTTCTGTATTGTGAGCGATCCTATCTCCGTTACACCTATAAGCCTATAAACTGCAGCTCTCCTCTTTGCTCTTTTGCCAACTACCCTCTCAACCCTTGTTACAGCGATAACACTTGCGCTTCCTACACCTACAACAATATTTGCGATAGATATGCCAGTGGTCAGTTAATCCAAGACATCGTCACCGTCAAATCCATCGATGGCCGCTCTGTTTCTGTGCCTAACTTCATCTTCACTTGCTCCATCGAAACCTTTTCGTTTCTTGGCCTTCCTAATGGTGTCAAAGGTGTTGCTGGTTTTGGAGTGAGCAATATTTCATTCACTTACGAATTCGCTGCTGCTTTTGGCCTCAAAAGGAAGTTTGCCATTTGCTTGAGCCCCTTTGAAAGATCGAATGGTTCCATCTTTATTGGGGATGGACCTTATGTTTTGCAACCTGGAAACATTGATGTTTCCAAGTCTCTTACCTATACACCTCTCATCACTAACTACTATTATAGGGACTTCTACCTCTTGTTGAAGGCTATCAAGATCAACGGCAAACTTGTTCCTTCTGATAAATGGAAACACATGCTAGCCTTCAACTACGATAAGAGTGGCTATAATGGTGGAGCAAGGATTGGTACCGTCTATCCCTACACAGCCATGGAGAGCGAGATACTTTCTTCTGTGGTTGATGAATTTGTGAAAGCACTGGGGAAGAACATCACAAGAGTAGCCAATGTGACTCCATTCGATGTTTGCTTTAACTCGAACGGCATTGCTAGGACACACCTTGGCCCGGCTGTGCCTACCATTGAACTTGTCTTTAACAACAATGCTGTTTGGAAGATATATGGTGCTAACTCCATGGTTCAAGTTTCCAGGGATGTCATGTGTCTTGCACTCGTAAGtaaaaaggaaggtttctgGACGAAAGGTGCCATTGAAATTGGAGGTTATCAATTAGAAGACAATCTTGTTCAGTTTGATCTAGATAATAACAGGGTTGGATTCAGCTCTTCTTTGCTCTCCAAACAAACTTCTTGCTCCAACTTCAAGTATACAAATCATGCTTAA